CAATGAGGACCGGCAGAGACGCATCATGGGCCTTTATCTTCTTCAGCAGGTCCCATCCTTCAAATCCTTGCAGGTACAGATCGAGGAGGATGATATCGGGTCTTGACTCTTCGACAAAGCTCATGACGTAATCGGCATCCTCGACATACCTGATATGGTGGCCCTCGGCCGCCAATTCCTCGGAGAGCAGTTCCTCCACAAAAGGCTGGTCGTCAATAATCAGAATGTCAGCCACGTTCTTCCTCCTCTGATTTGTATTAAAAGATTCGTATTAAAATCCGATTCCCGGCATCCGGGGTCAATGCGTGACGGACTCTGCCAAACAGATTTCAGTACCCCGTCTCGCTTCCTCCATGATGGCAACATAAACGGTTGGTTCTGCCCTGTCCATCGGGAGAACGCTGATT
The sequence above is drawn from the Deltaproteobacteria bacterium genome and encodes:
- a CDS encoding response regulator → MADILIIDDQPFVEELLSEELAAEGHHIRYVEDADYVMSFVEESRPDIILLDLYLQGFEGWDLLKKIKAHDASLPVLIVSAYDNFISDPRLADADGYVIKDLNTDKLKEKIYEKLTIC